Proteins encoded within one genomic window of Acinetobacter sp. WCHA55:
- a CDS encoding ExbD/TolR family protein → MKFKRTQVEDVHINLTPMIDCLLFILVFLLLTTTFNQFSRMNLTLPDAQGVPPKTFDHKIEVVVDSTGHYSINGQSIASKDVSELNTAIKQISNDRRDLMFVIAADAKATHQDVIRVMDVAGQLGFVNINISTKVPSRGY, encoded by the coding sequence ATGAAATTCAAACGCACGCAAGTTGAAGATGTTCATATTAACCTTACACCAATGATTGATTGCTTATTATTTATTTTGGTGTTTTTATTGCTGACCACTACATTCAATCAATTTAGTCGTATGAATTTAACCTTGCCCGATGCGCAAGGGGTTCCGCCGAAAACATTTGATCATAAAATCGAAGTGGTGGTGGATTCCACAGGGCATTATTCAATTAATGGTCAGTCTATCGCATCGAAAGATGTTTCAGAATTAAATACCGCAATTAAACAGATTTCCAATGACCGTCGTGATCTAATGTTTGTGATTGCTGCGGATGCAAAAGCAACCCATCAGGATGTGATCCGAGTGATGGATGTGGCTGGTCAGTTAGGATTTGTAAATATCAACATTAGTACCAAAGTGCCTTCTCGAGGTTATTAG
- a CDS encoding MotA/TolQ/ExbB proton channel family protein, which produces MWELVKAGGWLMLPLVLCSIFTVAISLERFIRLKKSTILPKDLLLNPAQSVQMVLPKLKQNQDLQATTLGRILQAGYQSKEQGEQFARAQMEATASQEIGYLEKNINFLGTLSAVAPLLGLLGTVLGIIESFLMIDIGNSSNPTLMIPGISKALITTAAGMFIAIPALFAYRYFQRLVQEYVAELEQQSTLFHAALFYKQTETVLESHDNVVVKQAS; this is translated from the coding sequence ATGTGGGAATTGGTAAAAGCAGGTGGGTGGCTTATGCTGCCCCTTGTACTCTGTTCGATCTTTACTGTTGCGATTAGCTTAGAGCGTTTTATTCGCCTGAAGAAATCCACTATTTTACCGAAAGATTTGCTATTAAACCCAGCGCAAAGTGTCCAAATGGTTTTGCCTAAACTTAAACAAAATCAAGATTTACAGGCAACTACATTGGGTCGTATTTTGCAAGCGGGTTATCAAAGTAAGGAACAAGGTGAGCAGTTTGCACGTGCGCAGATGGAAGCAACCGCTTCTCAGGAAATTGGCTATCTTGAAAAAAATATCAATTTTTTAGGAACATTGAGCGCTGTCGCGCCTCTTTTAGGGTTATTGGGGACGGTACTTGGGATTATCGAGTCATTTTTAATGATTGATATTGGTAACAGTAGTAATCCAACACTGATGATTCCGGGGATTTCTAAAGCACTGATTACAACTGCAGCAGGAATGTTCATAGCGATTCCTGCATTATTTGCTTATCGTTATTTTCAGCGTTTGGTTCAAGAGTACGTTGCTGAATTAGAGCAGCAATCGACGTTGTTTCATGCGGCTTTATTTTATAAGCAAACAGAAACTGTGCTTGAAAGCCACGATAATGTTGTTGTGAAACAAGCGAGCTAG
- the rsmG gene encoding 16S rRNA (guanine(527)-N(7))-methyltransferase RsmG yields MHPFFQDLKQGSQKLGLDLSEEALNLLLKYQDALVLWNKAYNLTAIRDPKEMLVKHLLDSLSILKDLPKGRLLDIGTGGGMPGMIIALCQPERQCVLLDSNGKKIRFLKQFIADLKLTNVIAVQTRVENEDSIHDLGQFDVITSRAFASLTDFINASKPYMHQDSIIASMKGLVPHDEVEAFKNEFSCDIIALKVPRLDEQRHLLLLKRI; encoded by the coding sequence ATGCATCCATTTTTTCAAGACTTAAAGCAAGGTAGTCAAAAGCTTGGCTTAGATTTAAGTGAAGAAGCATTAAATTTATTGCTGAAGTATCAAGACGCACTTGTGCTGTGGAACAAAGCTTACAATTTAACAGCGATTCGCGATCCAAAAGAAATGCTGGTGAAGCACCTATTAGATAGTTTAAGTATTTTAAAAGATTTACCGAAAGGTCGTTTGCTGGATATTGGCACTGGCGGTGGTATGCCGGGCATGATTATTGCTCTATGCCAACCTGAGCGCCAATGTGTTTTGCTCGATTCCAATGGTAAAAAAATTCGTTTTTTAAAACAGTTTATTGCAGACTTAAAATTAACCAATGTAATTGCAGTTCAAACGCGTGTTGAAAATGAAGATAGCATCCATGATTTAGGTCAGTTTGATGTGATTACCAGTCGTGCATTTGCTTCTTTAACTGATTTTATTAATGCGTCGAAGCCTTATATGCACCAAGACAGTATTATTGCATCTATGAAAGGTTTGGTTCCGCATGACGAAGTTGAAGCATTCAAAAACGAATTTAGTTGTGACATTATTGCGTTAAAAGTTCCACGTTTGGACGAACAACGACACTTACTTTTATTAAAACGTATCTAA
- the murU gene encoding N-acetylmuramate alpha-1-phosphate uridylyltransferase MurU gives MKAMILAAGLGNRMRPLTLYKPKPLLEVGGKPLIVWHIEKLKEIGVTEIVINSAWLADVLIGALGDGSQFGVQILWTREEEGLETAGGIINALPLLGAEPFILVNGDVWTTFDFASLLDVQLDVDLAHLIFVSNPIQHPKGDFILNQGRAYTFEQEQSGEALTYSGVAVIHPQMFEGLGGGKRPLAPLLKEAMFAGKISAEKMQAAWVDVGTPERLSDLDLQIRQGMYV, from the coding sequence ATGAAAGCAATGATTTTAGCAGCGGGACTTGGCAACCGCATGCGTCCTTTAACGCTCTATAAACCGAAACCTTTACTTGAAGTTGGTGGTAAGCCACTGATTGTGTGGCATATCGAAAAACTCAAAGAAATTGGTGTTACTGAAATTGTGATCAATTCTGCGTGGTTGGCAGATGTCTTAATTGGCGCATTAGGCGATGGTTCACAATTTGGTGTCCAAATTTTGTGGACGCGCGAAGAAGAAGGGCTTGAAACAGCGGGTGGTATTATTAATGCTCTCCCTCTGTTAGGGGCAGAACCGTTTATTTTAGTGAATGGCGATGTTTGGACCACTTTTGATTTTGCATCTTTACTTGATGTGCAGTTGGATGTCGATTTGGCGCATCTTATCTTTGTTTCGAATCCGATACAGCATCCCAAAGGTGACTTTATTTTGAATCAAGGGCGGGCTTATACCTTTGAACAAGAGCAGTCAGGTGAAGCGCTGACTTATAGTGGTGTTGCTGTTATTCATCCACAGATGTTTGAAGGTTTGGGAGGAGGTAAGCGTCCACTGGCTCCATTGTTAAAAGAAGCAATGTTTGCTGGAAAAATTTCTGCCGAAAAAATGCAAGCCGCATGGGTGGATGTTGGCACACCTGAACGATTAAGTGATCTAGATCTACAGATTCGTCAAGGTATGTATGTTTAA
- a CDS encoding ParB/RepB/Spo0J family partition protein, whose protein sequence is MTVKKRGLAKGRGLDALLGSIQKEKLQLEAQALDHGQLKQIDVHLLQRGEYQPRRFINEQDLQELAASIEKHGVMQPIVIRPIDNEKHPYEIIAGERRWRAAQLAGLTQVPAIVRDLTDQVAIALALIENIQRQDLNPVDQAMALQRFHEEFGLSHQEIADTVGKARTTVSNLLRLLSLAEQVKDFMQQGLLDMGHARAILTLKGKDQLKVAELVIEKSLSVRQTEQYVRDLNAPKQEKAKTEIAPDLQQLTQRLTDRFSANVKIDHNKQGKGKLTIHYHSLDELDGILNICLAE, encoded by the coding sequence ATGACCGTTAAAAAACGTGGACTGGCAAAAGGTCGTGGTTTAGATGCCTTACTCGGTTCCATCCAAAAAGAGAAATTACAACTTGAAGCACAAGCTCTTGATCACGGTCAGCTAAAACAAATTGATGTACATCTATTACAACGTGGTGAATATCAACCACGTCGTTTTATTAATGAGCAAGACTTACAAGAATTAGCGGCATCGATTGAAAAACATGGTGTAATGCAGCCCATTGTGATTCGTCCAATTGATAATGAAAAGCATCCTTATGAAATTATAGCGGGTGAGCGCCGTTGGCGTGCGGCTCAACTTGCTGGTTTAACACAAGTTCCAGCCATTGTTCGTGATTTAACAGACCAAGTTGCAATTGCACTGGCGTTGATTGAGAACATTCAACGTCAAGATTTAAACCCTGTCGATCAGGCGATGGCATTACAGCGTTTTCATGAAGAGTTTGGTTTAAGCCATCAAGAAATTGCGGATACGGTAGGTAAAGCGCGTACTACAGTAAGTAATTTGCTGCGTTTATTAAGTTTAGCTGAGCAAGTTAAAGACTTTATGCAGCAAGGGTTGTTGGACATGGGGCATGCTCGTGCCATTTTGACTTTGAAAGGGAAAGACCAACTGAAAGTCGCAGAATTGGTGATAGAGAAAAGTTTATCCGTTCGCCAAACTGAACAATATGTCCGTGATCTAAATGCGCCTAAACAAGAAAAAGCCAAAACTGAAATTGCACCAGATCTTCAGCAATTGACACAGCGATTGACTGATCGTTTTAGTGCAAATGTCAAAATTGATCATAATAAACAAGGGAAAGGCAAGCTCACGATTCATTATCACTCACTCGATGAGTTGGATGGTATTTTGAATATTTGCTTAGCTGAATAA
- the kdsB gene encoding 3-deoxy-manno-octulosonate cytidylyltransferase → MKHIVIPARFASTRLSGKPLLKIHGREMILRVVDQAKKVEGFDDLCVATDDQRIYDLCMAEGVDVVLTSADHPSGTDRLSEVAKIKGWGSEDIIVNVQGDEPLLPAALVKQVAQLLESQADCSMSTLCEPIQHLDEFKRDSIVKVVMSKYKQALYFSRATIPYDRDAAKQLEQTLHNQAFRHLGLYAYRVKLLQEYVTWDMGTLEKLESLEQLRVLENGHRIAIDIAEANLPPGVDTQEDLDRLNAMDVAHFA, encoded by the coding sequence ATGAAGCATATTGTTATTCCAGCGCGTTTCGCAAGCACACGTTTATCTGGAAAACCACTCCTTAAAATTCATGGCCGTGAAATGATTTTACGGGTCGTTGATCAGGCAAAGAAAGTTGAGGGTTTTGATGATCTCTGTGTTGCAACAGATGATCAGCGAATTTATGACCTCTGCATGGCTGAAGGCGTGGATGTGGTATTGACCTCAGCGGATCATCCTTCGGGAACAGACCGTCTAAGTGAAGTGGCAAAAATTAAGGGCTGGGGCAGCGAAGATATCATTGTGAATGTTCAAGGTGATGAGCCTTTATTGCCAGCGGCTTTGGTCAAGCAAGTCGCGCAACTTTTAGAGTCACAAGCTGATTGTTCAATGTCGACTTTGTGTGAACCAATTCAGCATTTAGATGAATTTAAACGTGACAGTATTGTTAAAGTGGTGATGTCAAAGTACAAGCAAGCACTTTACTTTAGTCGTGCCACCATTCCATATGACCGCGATGCTGCAAAACAACTGGAACAAACGTTGCATAATCAGGCCTTTCGTCATTTGGGCTTGTATGCTTACCGCGTGAAACTGCTTCAAGAGTATGTGACATGGGATATGGGTACACTCGAAAAGCTCGAAAGTCTTGAGCAGTTGCGTGTTTTGGAGAATGGGCATCGTATTGCTATCGATATTGCGGAAGCAAACTTACCACCGGGTGTGGATACACAAGAAGATTTAGATCGTTTAAATGCCATGGATGTGGCTCATTTTGCATAA
- the lpxK gene encoding tetraacyldisaccharide 4'-kinase — protein MSGAQFIQDAWNSQAKWLIVFRPLSWLYRGGFLLNRKLYKCNIKKAYTAPIPVMVIGNITVGGSGKTPLLIHLVSYLQSKNIRVGVISRGYGAKGPFPTMVDLNSLPENVGDEPTLIVQSTDVPMAVGPNRQESIELLLSHYPIDLIISDDGLQHWALNRQIEWIVLDNNRGLGNEKLLPEGYLREPKSRLDQGVVIEHADHPTRTMHMHLEVAEPYLLNSTEAKAFNPQDDFYAVVGIGFPQRFYRTLERMGVQQFQCHEFADHYEYELEDLVFDDANPIITTEKDAVKILALLKQNPSFARDIWVVPVDAVLSTACYDTLHQQLTAVGIEIS, from the coding sequence ATGTCAGGTGCGCAGTTTATTCAGGATGCTTGGAACTCACAGGCAAAGTGGTTAATTGTGTTTCGTCCGCTGTCTTGGTTATATCGAGGCGGTTTTCTTCTAAACCGTAAGTTGTATAAGTGTAATATTAAAAAAGCCTATACGGCTCCAATACCTGTCATGGTGATTGGTAATATTACCGTGGGCGGGAGTGGTAAAACCCCTCTACTTATTCACTTAGTGAGTTATCTACAAAGTAAGAATATTCGAGTGGGTGTAATCAGTCGTGGTTATGGTGCTAAAGGCCCATTTCCGACTATGGTGGATCTTAACTCATTACCTGAAAATGTAGGTGATGAGCCAACTCTTATCGTGCAATCTACAGATGTGCCAATGGCAGTGGGTCCAAATCGCCAAGAAAGTATTGAGCTACTTTTATCTCACTATCCCATTGATCTGATTATTAGTGATGATGGGCTTCAGCATTGGGCTTTGAATCGCCAAATTGAATGGATTGTTCTGGACAATAATCGCGGACTAGGCAATGAAAAGTTATTGCCCGAAGGTTATTTACGAGAGCCAAAGTCTAGACTGGATCAAGGCGTAGTGATCGAGCATGCAGATCATCCAACTCGTACAATGCACATGCACTTAGAGGTTGCAGAGCCTTACTTGTTGAATAGTACAGAGGCAAAAGCTTTCAATCCGCAAGATGATTTTTATGCGGTCGTGGGGATCGGGTTTCCGCAACGCTTTTATCGTACTTTAGAGCGTATGGGAGTGCAGCAGTTCCAGTGTCATGAGTTTGCCGATCATTATGAATATGAGTTAGAGGATTTGGTCTTTGATGATGCCAATCCCATCATTACCACTGAAAAAGATGCAGTGAAAATTTTAGCGCTGCTCAAACAAAATCCTAGTTTTGCCCGCGATATTTGGGTTGTTCCTGTCGATGCGGTGTTATCGACGGCGTGTTATGACACCTTACATCAACAGCTCACCGCTGTAGGTATTGAAATTTCTTAA
- the msbA gene encoding lipid A export permease/ATP-binding protein MsbA has translation MKHDFKVYLRLLSYLKPYWGVAILVVVGFAINAATEVSVAKLLEKIIEAIQHRDQGFTTLFPILVVVVMFFRGLGLFMGGYFTAVISRNLVFNIRQEVFAKLLRLPAQYYLDNNSGHITAKIMFNVEQLTAASSESLKTIVQQGLITIALLGYLIYSNWRLTLCILIFAPLIGLLIRKAAKRMRKLSIQVQDTMGDVNHVVQETVNGHLVVKGFGGQTYEQQRFRDTSLENLRRGLKMVVVQQLNSPVVQLIMSIALSIVMWIALRPEILQDTSAGQFVAYITAAGMLSKPIKALTDVNEKIQRGMAAAHSVFEILDLPEEKNVGALTPVLKGNIDFKHVNLVYTDGHHALHDFNLSVKEGETIALVGRSGAGKTSLVNLLVRFQDTTSGQILFDGIDIHDIEINSLRTQVAMVNQQVVLFNRTVRDNIAYGQLENASDEEVIAAAKAAYAHDFIMALPQGYNTKLGAQGLNLSGGQRQRIAIARAILKNAPVLILDEATSALDNESEYFIQRAFDAAMRDRTTIVIAHRLSTIENADRIVVMDKGRIVEQGTHAELIAKQGAYYQLHQRNFEEN, from the coding sequence GTGAAACACGATTTTAAAGTTTATCTACGTCTACTTAGCTATTTAAAACCTTATTGGGGCGTAGCAATTCTTGTGGTGGTCGGTTTTGCTATAAATGCCGCGACAGAAGTTTCTGTTGCTAAATTACTTGAAAAAATTATTGAAGCGATTCAACACCGTGATCAAGGTTTTACAACCTTGTTCCCAATTTTAGTTGTTGTTGTGATGTTTTTCCGTGGGCTAGGTTTGTTCATGGGGGGATATTTTACGGCTGTTATTTCTAGAAACTTGGTCTTTAATATTCGCCAAGAAGTTTTTGCAAAATTATTGCGCCTTCCTGCACAGTATTATCTAGATAATAACAGTGGTCATATCACTGCGAAGATTATGTTTAATGTGGAGCAGCTTACCGCTGCATCTTCAGAATCATTAAAAACTATTGTTCAACAAGGTCTAATCACCATTGCACTGTTGGGGTACTTGATTTATAGCAATTGGCGTCTGACCTTGTGTATTTTGATTTTTGCACCGCTGATTGGTTTACTTATCCGTAAAGCGGCAAAGCGCATGCGTAAGCTTTCTATTCAAGTCCAAGATACTATGGGTGATGTCAATCACGTGGTACAAGAGACGGTCAATGGTCACTTGGTGGTGAAAGGCTTTGGCGGACAGACTTATGAACAACAACGCTTTAGAGATACATCTTTAGAAAATTTACGTCGTGGCCTGAAAATGGTGGTTGTGCAACAGCTGAACAGTCCTGTTGTCCAATTAATTATGTCGATTGCTCTGAGCATCGTCATGTGGATCGCACTACGACCAGAGATCTTACAAGATACCAGTGCAGGTCAATTTGTAGCCTATATTACTGCAGCGGGTATGTTGAGTAAGCCAATTAAGGCGTTGACAGACGTGAATGAAAAAATTCAAAGGGGGATGGCGGCAGCACATTCAGTTTTTGAAATTTTAGATTTACCTGAAGAAAAAAATGTTGGGGCTTTAACGCCAGTGTTGAAAGGTAATATTGACTTTAAACATGTGAACCTAGTTTATACCGATGGCCATCACGCATTGCATGATTTTAATCTGAGCGTAAAAGAAGGTGAGACGATTGCTTTAGTCGGGCGTTCTGGCGCTGGTAAAACATCTTTAGTGAATTTACTGGTGCGTTTTCAAGATACGACCTCGGGCCAAATTCTCTTTGATGGTATCGATATTCACGATATTGAAATCAATAGTCTGCGTACCCAAGTGGCAATGGTCAATCAACAAGTGGTTTTATTTAACCGCACTGTTCGTGACAATATTGCCTATGGTCAGCTTGAAAATGCCTCGGATGAAGAGGTGATTGCAGCGGCAAAAGCAGCTTATGCACATGACTTTATTATGGCTTTACCGCAAGGCTACAACACCAAGTTGGGGGCGCAAGGTCTCAATTTATCAGGTGGTCAACGCCAGCGTATAGCCATTGCTCGTGCGATTTTGAAAAATGCGCCTGTACTGATATTGGATGAAGCCACTAGCGCGCTTGATAATGAATCAGAGTACTTTATTCAGCGTGCCTTCGACGCTGCAATGCGAGATCGGACCACGATTGTAATTGCGCATCGTTTATCCACTATTGAGAATGCGGACCGTATTGTAGTGATGGATAAAGGGCGTATAGTAGAGCAAGGTACACATGCTGAGCTTATTGCTAAGCAGGGTGCTTACTACCAACTCCATCAGCGTAATTTTGAGGAAAACTAA
- a CDS encoding ParA family protein, with protein sequence MAQIIAIANQKGGVGKTTTAVNLAASLAVLKKRVLLVDMDSQGNATMGSGIQKNDLLYSVTDVLLGEVPIETAITKAEVGYKVLGANRELAGVELAIAEQEGREFILRDALQEIEQAYDYIIVDCAPSLSLITVNALAAVDGVMIPMQCEYYALEGLADLTQTIDRIQQALNPELKIIGVLRTMYDARNALTRDVSEELEQYFGKKLYDTVIPRNVRLAEAPAHGLPVIYFEKSSKGAVAYLHLAAEMIKKSKVKKGSNA encoded by the coding sequence ATGGCACAAATTATTGCGATTGCGAACCAAAAAGGTGGTGTAGGTAAAACCACAACCGCAGTAAATTTGGCTGCATCTTTAGCAGTACTTAAAAAGCGTGTTTTATTGGTTGATATGGACTCGCAAGGCAATGCGACCATGGGTTCGGGCATTCAAAAAAATGACTTACTGTATTCAGTGACCGATGTTTTACTGGGTGAAGTACCTATAGAGACTGCGATTACCAAGGCGGAGGTAGGTTATAAGGTCTTGGGTGCAAACCGTGAGTTGGCGGGAGTTGAACTTGCGATTGCCGAGCAAGAAGGGCGTGAGTTTATTCTGCGTGATGCGTTGCAAGAAATTGAACAAGCATATGACTACATCATTGTGGACTGTGCGCCCAGCTTAAGCTTGATCACAGTTAATGCACTGGCAGCGGTGGATGGTGTGATGATTCCAATGCAGTGTGAATACTACGCTTTGGAAGGCTTGGCAGATTTAACACAGACCATTGATCGTATTCAACAAGCATTGAATCCTGAGTTAAAAATTATTGGTGTTCTACGCACCATGTATGATGCACGTAATGCACTGACACGTGATGTATCTGAAGAATTAGAACAATACTTTGGCAAAAAACTCTATGACACCGTCATTCCACGTAATGTGCGTCTAGCTGAAGCACCTGCGCATGGTTTACCAGTGATTTATTTTGAAAAAAGTTCGAAGGGTGCAGTTGCTTATTTACATTTAGCAGCTGAAATGATTAAGAAAAGCAAAGTGAAAAAAGGAAGTAACGCATGA